In Vibrio tritonius, the following are encoded in one genomic region:
- a CDS encoding ABC transporter substrate-binding protein — translation MKTMKSKIALALVAAGLSFATLAADITVAYDADPVSLDPEEQLSGGTLQLSHMVFDPLVRYTQDMKFEPRLATSWERINDRTMRFHLRKGVKFHSGNDFTADDVVWTFNRLQSSPDFKGIFEPYEKVVKVDDYTIDLVAKGPYPLVLQNATYIFPMDSKFYSGKTKDGKDKAEIVKHGNSFASTHVSGTGPFEVIYREQGVKTEFKRFKDYWDKDSKGNVDDLTLVPIKEDATRVAALLSGDVDMIAPVAPTDQKRVESAKGVHLVTLPGTRIISFQLNEASNPALKDKRVRQAIAYAINNEGIVKKIMRGFATTAGQQSPKGYVGYNPELTPRYDLKKAKQLMKEAGYEKGFSMTMIAPNNRYLNDAKIAQASAAMLSKIGIKVDLKTMPKAQYWPEFDKCAADALMIGWMSDTEDSANFTEFLTMTRNEKTGKGQYNCGHYSNPEVDKLVNDANVETDPAKRAVMLQKVEAILYDDAAFVPLHWENLAWAAKSSLDIKPIVNPMNFPYFGDLVVKE, via the coding sequence ATGAAAACCATGAAAAGCAAGATAGCTTTAGCTTTGGTGGCAGCCGGACTCAGCTTCGCTACTTTAGCTGCTGATATCACTGTAGCCTACGACGCCGATCCAGTCTCATTAGACCCTGAAGAACAGCTATCTGGTGGTACGCTTCAATTATCTCACATGGTCTTTGATCCACTAGTTCGTTATACCCAAGACATGAAATTTGAACCTCGTTTGGCAACCAGCTGGGAGCGTATTAACGATCGCACCATGCGTTTCCATTTACGTAAAGGGGTAAAATTCCATTCAGGTAACGACTTTACAGCGGATGATGTGGTGTGGACATTTAATCGTCTTCAATCTTCACCTGATTTCAAAGGTATCTTTGAACCGTATGAAAAAGTGGTGAAAGTGGATGATTACACCATCGATTTGGTCGCTAAAGGTCCATATCCTCTTGTGCTACAAAACGCGACTTACATTTTCCCAATGGACAGCAAGTTCTACTCTGGTAAAACCAAAGATGGTAAAGACAAAGCTGAAATCGTGAAACATGGGAATTCATTTGCCTCTACTCACGTTTCAGGTACAGGTCCATTTGAAGTTATCTACCGTGAACAAGGCGTAAAAACAGAATTCAAACGTTTTAAAGATTACTGGGACAAAGATTCGAAAGGTAACGTAGACGATCTGACTTTAGTACCGATCAAAGAAGATGCGACTCGCGTAGCGGCTTTATTATCTGGTGATGTCGATATGATTGCGCCAGTGGCACCAACCGATCAAAAACGCGTGGAAAGTGCTAAAGGGGTTCACCTTGTGACTCTTCCTGGTACCCGTATCATTTCATTCCAATTGAACGAAGCATCTAACCCTGCATTGAAAGACAAACGCGTTCGTCAAGCAATTGCTTATGCAATCAATAACGAAGGTATTGTTAAGAAAATCATGCGCGGTTTCGCTACCACTGCAGGCCAACAATCGCCAAAAGGCTATGTGGGTTATAACCCTGAGTTAACGCCTCGCTATGATTTGAAAAAAGCCAAGCAGTTAATGAAAGAAGCCGGCTATGAAAAAGGCTTTAGCATGACGATGATTGCGCCAAATAACCGTTACCTAAACGATGCAAAAATTGCTCAAGCCTCTGCCGCCATGTTGTCAAAAATCGGTATCAAGGTTGATCTAAAAACCATGCCTAAAGCGCAATACTGGCCAGAGTTTGATAAATGTGCGGCAGATGCTTTGATGATCGGTTGGATGTCTGACACCGAAGACTCTGCAAACTTTACTGAATTCCTTACCATGACACGCAATGAAAAAACCGGTAAAGGTCAGTACAACTGTGGTCACTACTCAAACCCTGAAGTGGATAAACTGGTTAACGACGCGAACGTAGAAACCGATCCAGCTAAACGTGCGGTTATGCTGCAAAAAGTTGAAGCGATTTTGTACGATGATGCAGCGTTTGTTCCGCTACATTGGGAAAACCTAGCATGGGCTGCCAAATCCTCACTGGATATCAAGCCAATAGTTAACCCAATGAACTTCCCTTACTTCGGCGACCTAGTGGTAAAAGAATAA
- a CDS encoding ABC transporter permease, which produces MFSFLVKRLFQALIVMFVISLVAFAIQDNLGDPLRELVGQSVSDAERQALRDELGLNDPFITKYQRFITGAVQGDLGTSYFYKRPALDVILDKLVATLELVFGASVIIIVCSIPLGVYSAIHPKKWLTKVIMAGSSIGISIPVFLTAILLMYVFSIELGWLPSYGRGETSDLLGWQSGYFTIDGLKHLVLPCISLASIMLPLFIRLVRSEMLEVLSSEYIKFARAKGLPTNKIHYQHALKNTLLPVLTVGGVQLGLMVAYTILTETVFQWPGTGFLFLEAVNRVDTPLITAYVIFVGLIFVVTNTVIDLLYGLINPTVNLTGKGA; this is translated from the coding sequence ATGTTTTCGTTTCTGGTCAAGCGCCTGTTTCAGGCACTGATAGTGATGTTTGTGATCAGTCTAGTGGCGTTTGCCATTCAGGATAATCTGGGTGACCCGCTCCGCGAGTTAGTGGGGCAGTCCGTTTCTGATGCCGAGCGTCAAGCATTGCGGGATGAACTTGGTCTCAACGATCCGTTTATCACTAAATATCAACGTTTTATTACTGGTGCTGTACAAGGTGATTTAGGAACTTCCTATTTTTATAAACGCCCAGCATTAGACGTTATTTTGGATAAACTGGTGGCCACGCTGGAATTAGTGTTCGGTGCATCAGTGATTATTATTGTCTGCTCTATACCTTTGGGCGTCTATTCGGCAATACATCCTAAAAAATGGTTAACTAAAGTGATTATGGCCGGGAGCAGTATTGGCATATCGATTCCTGTGTTCTTAACGGCTATTTTACTGATGTATGTTTTCTCTATCGAACTTGGATGGCTACCGTCCTATGGCCGAGGTGAAACATCGGATCTTTTGGGGTGGCAATCTGGCTACTTCACCATTGATGGCTTAAAACACCTAGTGTTGCCTTGCATCTCTTTGGCATCGATTATGTTGCCGCTTTTTATTCGTTTGGTTCGATCTGAAATGCTCGAAGTATTGAGCTCTGAGTACATTAAATTTGCGCGAGCTAAAGGGTTACCAACCAATAAAATTCACTATCAACACGCATTAAAAAATACCCTATTACCAGTATTAACGGTAGGCGGTGTGCAGCTTGGATTGATGGTGGCCTACACCATTTTGACCGAAACGGTATTCCAATGGCCCGGTACTGGCTTCTTGTTTTTGGAGGCTGTAAACCGTGTCGATACGCCTTTAATTACCGCTTACGTTATTTTCGTTGGTCTGATTTTCGTAGTTACTAACACTGTCATCGACTTGTTATATGGCCTAATCAACCCGACTGTGAATTTAACTGGTAAAGGAGCGTAA
- a CDS encoding efflux transporter outer membrane subunit, which produces MQIKLLPLIIAAALSGCSMAPDYDRPGSTTEQQGWSETSALKEAETALPDWRSFMADEHLQQLIEAALKNNKDLKQTVLSVATLKAQYRIQDAARYPGLNASGSFSRSRTSDAYTGAGTNYSNTDQATLGITSYELDLFGRVKSLSDEALESYLSSDESRRSAVISLIAQVASAYMTLITDQELLELTEDTVKAYQQTLQLVETRYKAGYSSALTLAQSKTALHSARASAAQYKLDVAKQKNTLRQLVGAPIEWDNRDKLPEEDGKMLSELKTGVSSDLILNRPDILAAEHTLKSNNANIGAARAAFFPTISLTAGAGTMSSSMSNLFSSDSGYWTFAPSISLPIFDWGSNSASLDVAKIAKQSSIIAYQEAIETGFKEVSDALLGQEYYMEEWKAQKAYLDANKEYYDLAQMRYQKGNDSYMDLLDAQRSLFSARESELSAHLNLLTSRIDLFKALGGGWSAADNEKSTSVDEAVKQVKEQY; this is translated from the coding sequence ATGCAAATTAAACTGTTACCGTTAATCATTGCAGCCGCGCTCAGCGGCTGTAGCATGGCACCAGACTATGACCGCCCTGGCTCAACCACCGAGCAGCAAGGCTGGTCTGAAACTAGTGCGCTAAAAGAAGCGGAAACGGCCCTGCCTGACTGGCGTAGTTTCATGGCCGATGAGCATCTGCAACAGCTAATTGAAGCTGCATTGAAAAACAACAAAGACTTGAAACAAACGGTGCTGAGTGTTGCGACACTAAAAGCTCAATACCGTATTCAAGATGCGGCTCGTTATCCTGGACTTAACGCATCTGGTAGTTTTTCTCGTAGCAGAACCTCTGATGCATACACTGGGGCTGGCACTAACTACAGCAACACAGACCAAGCAACTCTGGGTATTACCAGTTACGAGCTTGACCTATTTGGTCGAGTAAAGAGCTTAAGTGATGAAGCATTAGAATCTTATCTGTCTTCTGACGAGAGCCGTCGTAGCGCAGTGATCAGCCTGATTGCCCAAGTGGCTTCGGCTTACATGACGTTAATCACGGACCAAGAGCTGCTAGAACTGACTGAAGATACCGTCAAAGCCTATCAACAAACGTTGCAGTTAGTTGAAACACGCTATAAAGCCGGCTACAGCTCAGCACTGACTCTCGCACAGAGTAAAACCGCGCTTCATAGTGCTCGTGCTTCTGCAGCTCAATACAAACTGGACGTAGCTAAACAGAAAAACACGCTACGTCAGTTAGTTGGCGCTCCAATTGAATGGGATAACCGCGACAAGCTGCCTGAGGAAGATGGCAAAATGCTGTCTGAACTTAAAACGGGAGTCTCTTCTGACTTGATTTTAAATCGCCCAGATATCCTAGCGGCTGAACACACATTAAAATCAAACAACGCCAATATTGGTGCTGCTCGTGCTGCGTTCTTCCCAACCATTAGCCTAACTGCTGGTGCGGGGACAATGAGTAGCTCAATGAGCAACCTATTTAGCTCTGATTCAGGTTACTGGACATTCGCACCGTCCATCTCATTGCCAATCTTTGATTGGGGTAGCAACTCAGCAAGCTTAGATGTAGCGAAAATAGCGAAACAATCTTCTATTATTGCTTATCAAGAAGCCATTGAAACAGGCTTTAAAGAGGTGTCTGACGCCTTACTTGGCCAAGAGTACTACATGGAAGAGTGGAAGGCTCAGAAAGCCTACCTTGACGCGAACAAAGAGTATTACGATTTAGCGCAAATGCGTTATCAAAAAGGTAACGATAGCTATATGGATTTACTCGATGCTCAACGCTCACTATTTAGCGCTCGAGAAAGTGAACTTTCTGCTCACTTGAATCTGCTAACCAGCCGCATTGACCTATTCAAAGCATTAGGTGGTGGTTGGTCAGCCGCTGACAATGAGAAATCCACTTCCGTTGATGAAGCAGTAAAACAAGTGAAAGAACAGTACTAA
- a CDS encoding ABC transporter permease produces MNQVKAAPSRWERFKQSDFLYYFLHDKVAMVSFAIFMAFAILAILAPIIAPTNPYDLTSIDIMDSELPPVWLGGESHFLLGTDDQGRDILSTMLYGSRLSLTIGFLAVALQLCIGVFVGLCSGYFGGRIDSFLMRVADVQLSFSTMMVAIIVSAIFKASFGDQLYSEYAVVMLVFIIGFAEWPQYARTIRASVLAEKKKEYVEAAKVMGFRAPRIMFRHILPNCLSPILVISTVQVANAIMSEAALSFLGLGLPVDQPSLGSLINIGFSYIFSGSWWITAFPGILLVVLVLVINLLGDWLRDVFNPKLYKG; encoded by the coding sequence ATGAATCAAGTTAAAGCGGCTCCATCACGTTGGGAGCGTTTCAAACAATCCGATTTTCTCTACTATTTTTTACATGATAAAGTCGCGATGGTCAGTTTTGCTATTTTTATGGCTTTTGCCATATTAGCTATTTTGGCTCCGATTATCGCGCCAACCAATCCTTATGATTTAACATCGATAGATATTATGGATTCTGAATTGCCACCCGTATGGCTCGGTGGCGAGAGTCATTTCTTACTAGGAACCGACGATCAGGGGCGTGATATTCTTTCTACCATGCTTTACGGTTCGCGCCTTTCTCTGACCATCGGTTTTCTTGCTGTCGCCTTGCAACTGTGTATTGGTGTCTTTGTGGGATTGTGTTCGGGCTATTTCGGTGGTCGTATTGATAGCTTTTTGATGCGAGTTGCCGACGTGCAGCTCTCTTTCTCAACCATGATGGTGGCGATTATTGTCTCGGCTATTTTCAAAGCCAGCTTTGGTGACCAACTTTACAGCGAATATGCAGTGGTCATGCTAGTCTTTATCATCGGCTTTGCAGAGTGGCCTCAGTATGCCCGTACTATCCGCGCATCCGTATTGGCAGAGAAGAAGAAAGAGTATGTTGAAGCAGCAAAAGTGATGGGATTTAGAGCGCCTCGAATTATGTTCCGTCACATTTTGCCTAACTGTCTATCGCCTATTTTGGTTATCTCTACTGTGCAGGTGGCAAACGCCATCATGTCTGAAGCGGCACTTTCTTTCCTAGGCTTAGGTTTGCCGGTAGATCAACCTTCATTAGGTTCACTAATCAACATTGGTTTTTCTTACATTTTCTCTGGCTCTTGGTGGATAACCGCATTCCCTGGCATTTTGCTGGTGGTTCTTGTGCTTGTAATTAACTTGCTTGGTGACTGGCTACGAGACGTGTTTAATCCCAAATTGTACAAAGGATAA
- a CDS encoding efflux RND transporter permease subunit: MARFFIDRPIFAWVIAILIMLGGILSVETLPIEQYPQIAPPSVSISGTYTGASAKTVESSVTQVIEQNMNGIDNLLYMSSSSDSSGSFQIQLTFDTGTNPDIAQVQVQNKLSAVESTLPDSVVNNGITVAKSTDSFLMVVGFISTDNSMNNYELSDYVVSNVKDSLSRVQGVGDVQVFGAQHSMRIWLDPNKLNKFGLTPSDVTTAISNQNTQVSVGSLGGTPAVPGQQISATITAQGRLSTVDQFENILLTVQSDGSQVRVKDVARVEIGGESYSSNAQFNGNSSSGIAIKLSTGANALNTATLVKAKMAELQKFFPSSMKVVYPYDTTPFIKISIEEVVHTLIEAVVLVFIVMFVFLQNFRATLIPTIAVPVVLLGTFGIMASFGYSINTLTMFGLVLAIGLLVDDAIVVVENVERVMEEDGLSPLEATRKSMGEITGALVGIALVLSAVFIPMAFFGGASGAIYRQFSLTIVSAMILSVLVAMILTPALCATILKPRSKGEVHITKGPFAWFNNTFNSGTDRYQGFVSRSLSKKLRYVIVYVVIVGGLIVLFRGLPTSFLPEEDQGVFMAMVTLPTGASQERTVAVNKKLNDYFLKNEKENVDSVFTIAGFSFAGSGQNMGMAFVKLKDWSQRTRPDQSVNAIIGRAWGYFSTIKEAQVFAFNLPAIPSLGTASGFDAYLVDQGNLGHEKLLQARNQLLGMAAQNPILTSVRPNGMEDGPQFNVDIDYEKAMAMGVSVSDINSMLSTAWGSNYVNDFVDNGRIKKVYVQADAPYRMNPEDLKLWHVRNSDNEMVPFGAFASYHWDYGSPRLERFNGSPSMNIQGAAAQGRSSGEAMAEIEKIVAKLPAGIGVEWGGVSYQERQSAANSGLLYGISLLIVFLSLAALYESWSVPFSVMLVVPLGILGAVLAATMKGLSNDVYFQVGLLTTIGLSAKNAILIVEFAKALYDEGVDLVTATVDACRMRLRPIMMTSFAFILGVLPLALSTGAGAASRNAIGWGVVGGMLSATILSIFFVPVFFVIVMRLFKTKPHKIGEDTTVEETKDAN, encoded by the coding sequence ATGGCTCGTTTTTTCATAGATAGACCCATCTTTGCGTGGGTTATCGCGATTCTCATTATGCTCGGCGGGATTCTCTCTGTAGAAACCTTGCCTATTGAGCAATACCCGCAAATTGCCCCACCTTCTGTGAGCATTTCTGGTACGTACACTGGTGCATCCGCCAAAACGGTGGAAAGCAGTGTTACTCAGGTTATTGAACAGAACATGAACGGCATTGATAACCTGCTCTACATGTCTTCAAGCAGTGACTCTTCAGGCAGTTTCCAAATCCAACTAACGTTTGATACCGGTACCAACCCTGACATCGCTCAGGTACAGGTACAAAACAAACTGAGTGCGGTTGAATCCACCCTGCCAGACTCTGTCGTAAATAATGGTATTACTGTTGCAAAATCAACCGATAGTTTCTTGATGGTGGTCGGCTTTATTTCTACCGATAACTCCATGAACAACTATGAGTTGTCTGACTATGTGGTATCAAACGTCAAGGACTCTCTAAGCCGTGTTCAAGGGGTTGGTGATGTACAAGTGTTTGGTGCACAGCACTCAATGCGTATTTGGTTAGATCCGAATAAACTGAACAAATTTGGCCTAACACCAAGTGACGTTACCACAGCGATTTCAAACCAAAACACTCAGGTATCCGTGGGTTCCCTTGGTGGCACTCCGGCTGTTCCGGGGCAACAAATTAGCGCAACCATCACTGCGCAAGGTCGACTCAGCACCGTTGATCAATTCGAGAACATTCTGCTTACGGTACAAAGCGATGGTTCTCAAGTCCGCGTAAAAGATGTCGCTCGCGTTGAGATTGGCGGCGAAAGCTACAGCTCAAATGCGCAGTTTAACGGCAATAGTTCCAGTGGTATCGCGATTAAACTATCCACTGGTGCTAACGCACTAAATACCGCTACGCTAGTAAAAGCAAAAATGGCGGAGCTACAAAAATTCTTCCCAAGCTCAATGAAAGTGGTATACCCATATGACACCACTCCTTTCATTAAAATTTCGATTGAAGAAGTAGTACATACCCTGATTGAAGCCGTTGTATTGGTCTTCATCGTAATGTTTGTGTTCCTGCAAAACTTCCGTGCTACCTTGATACCAACCATCGCCGTTCCTGTGGTGCTGTTGGGTACCTTCGGGATTATGGCAAGTTTTGGTTACTCAATTAACACCTTGACCATGTTTGGTCTGGTGCTCGCCATCGGCTTGCTGGTGGATGACGCCATCGTGGTGGTGGAAAACGTGGAACGTGTTATGGAAGAGGACGGCTTGTCGCCGCTCGAAGCCACACGTAAATCCATGGGAGAAATTACCGGGGCTCTGGTCGGTATCGCTCTTGTGTTGAGTGCGGTATTTATTCCAATGGCCTTCTTTGGTGGCGCATCCGGTGCGATTTATCGTCAGTTCTCGCTGACCATCGTATCAGCGATGATTCTATCTGTGTTGGTGGCAATGATTTTGACTCCAGCACTGTGTGCAACCATCCTGAAACCGCGCAGCAAAGGTGAAGTTCATATTACTAAAGGACCATTCGCTTGGTTCAATAACACCTTTAACTCAGGAACAGACCGATACCAAGGGTTCGTATCAAGAAGCTTATCGAAAAAACTACGTTACGTGATCGTGTATGTAGTAATTGTCGGTGGTTTGATAGTGTTATTCCGCGGCTTGCCTACATCATTCCTGCCAGAGGAAGACCAAGGCGTATTTATGGCAATGGTTACCTTGCCTACCGGCGCTAGCCAAGAGCGAACTGTCGCTGTAAACAAAAAGCTAAACGACTACTTCTTAAAGAATGAAAAAGAAAACGTCGACTCTGTGTTTACCATTGCAGGGTTCAGCTTTGCAGGTAGTGGCCAAAACATGGGGATGGCGTTCGTTAAGCTCAAAGACTGGAGTCAACGTACTCGTCCAGATCAGTCAGTTAACGCTATTATTGGTCGCGCATGGGGTTATTTCTCAACCATTAAAGAAGCGCAGGTGTTTGCCTTTAACTTACCAGCAATTCCAAGTTTAGGTACTGCTAGTGGTTTCGATGCCTACTTGGTTGACCAAGGTAACCTCGGTCATGAAAAACTGCTCCAAGCACGTAACCAATTATTAGGCATGGCAGCACAGAACCCAATCCTGACATCTGTTCGTCCAAACGGTATGGAAGATGGACCACAGTTCAATGTCGATATCGACTATGAAAAAGCCATGGCAATGGGCGTGTCAGTCAGTGATATCAACTCAATGCTCTCGACCGCTTGGGGTTCAAACTATGTAAACGATTTTGTCGATAATGGCCGTATCAAAAAAGTATACGTACAAGCCGACGCGCCTTACCGTATGAACCCTGAAGATTTAAAACTTTGGCATGTCCGTAACAGCGATAATGAAATGGTTCCTTTCGGAGCATTCGCAAGTTATCACTGGGATTATGGTTCACCACGTTTGGAACGTTTCAATGGTTCACCATCAATGAACATCCAAGGTGCAGCAGCTCAAGGTCGTAGTTCCGGTGAAGCGATGGCAGAAATTGAAAAAATCGTCGCTAAATTACCAGCAGGTATTGGCGTGGAATGGGGTGGCGTGTCTTATCAAGAAAGACAGTCTGCTGCGAACTCAGGTCTACTCTATGGCATTTCACTGTTGATCGTGTTCCTCTCTCTTGCAGCATTATATGAGAGTTGGAGTGTGCCATTCTCAGTTATGCTAGTGGTTCCACTAGGTATTTTGGGTGCGGTATTGGCAGCAACCATGAAAGGGCTATCAAACGACGTATACTTCCAAGTAGGTTTGTTAACCACTATTGGTTTGTCCGCGAAGAACGCCATCTTGATCGTAGAGTTTGCTAAAGCACTTTATGATGAAGGGGTGGATCTAGTGACTGCGACTGTGGATGCATGTCGAATGCGTCTTCGTCCTATCATGATGACATCCTTTGCGTTTATCTTGGGTGTGTTACCTCTCGCCTTAAGTACTGGTGCTGGTGCGGCAAGCCGTAACGCCATCGGTTGGGGTGTAGTAGGTGGTATGCTTTCAGCAACGATTCTATCGATTTTCTTTGTACCGGTATTCTTCGTCATTGTTATGCGCTTGTTCAAAACTAAACCGCATAAAATCGGTGAAGATACGACGGTAGAGGAGACCAAAGATGCAAATTAA
- a CDS encoding efflux RND transporter periplasmic adaptor subunit — protein MTKVLPRYRNSMIAIGLALALTGCQKETSENVTSQQPQAVAVDTVVLHPQAVEITDKLPGRTSAYRKAEVRPQVEGIIIKRLFVEGSSVNKGDVLYQIDPATYEASLESAKADLASAQATLEKSKLQADRYADLVKNRAISEQDYEDAMATYRAAQASVLASQASVKTAQINLDYTKIKAPISGRIGKSTVTEGALVTASQTTALATIQQLDPLYVDLSQPSDTVLKLRQRAKAQSGESNQDSPKLSGIKLTLDDGTEIKQEATLQFADVTVDETTGTVNIRALLPNPDDTLLPGLYVRATVPVDYKPNAFLVPQLAVTRDTQGRAHVNVVNSENKVEDRIVDADQVIGQNWLVTGGLKDGEQVIISGLQKIQTGSLVAPKAVDKK, from the coding sequence ATGACGAAAGTCTTGCCTAGATACCGCAACTCTATGATTGCCATAGGTTTAGCGTTGGCATTGACAGGTTGCCAAAAGGAAACCTCAGAAAACGTCACGTCACAACAACCACAAGCCGTCGCAGTTGATACTGTGGTTCTACACCCTCAAGCAGTAGAAATCACAGATAAGCTTCCGGGCCGCACTAGCGCTTACCGCAAAGCTGAAGTTCGCCCACAAGTTGAAGGGATCATTATTAAACGACTATTTGTCGAAGGCAGCTCCGTTAACAAGGGCGATGTACTTTATCAAATCGACCCAGCAACTTATGAAGCTAGCCTAGAAAGCGCTAAAGCGGATCTTGCTTCTGCTCAAGCCACTTTAGAGAAGTCAAAACTTCAAGCAGACCGCTACGCAGATCTAGTAAAAAACCGCGCAATCAGTGAGCAAGATTACGAAGATGCGATGGCAACTTACCGCGCTGCGCAAGCTTCTGTTCTTGCTTCTCAAGCTTCGGTTAAAACCGCGCAGATTAATTTAGACTACACCAAAATTAAAGCTCCTATTTCAGGCCGCATTGGTAAATCTACTGTTACTGAAGGTGCATTGGTCACCGCTAGCCAAACAACTGCTTTAGCCACTATTCAACAGCTAGACCCACTTTACGTTGACCTATCTCAACCGAGCGACACTGTGTTGAAATTGCGTCAGCGCGCTAAAGCACAAAGTGGCGAATCAAATCAAGACAGCCCTAAACTAAGCGGTATTAAGCTTACTCTTGATGATGGTACTGAAATCAAGCAAGAAGCGACCCTACAGTTTGCAGACGTTACTGTTGATGAAACAACAGGAACAGTAAACATCCGTGCATTGCTGCCTAACCCAGACGACACGCTGCTACCAGGCTTATACGTTCGTGCAACGGTGCCTGTAGACTACAAACCAAATGCTTTCTTGGTTCCTCAGCTCGCAGTGACTCGTGACACACAAGGTCGCGCTCACGTGAATGTCGTGAACAGCGAAAATAAAGTCGAAGATCGCATTGTCGATGCAGACCAAGTCATCGGTCAAAACTGGTTGGTAACGGGCGGCTTAAAAGATGGCGAGCAAGTCATCATAAGCGGCCTTCAAAAAATCCAAACTGGTAGCTTAGTTGCTCCAAAAGCAGTAGACAAAAAATAG
- a CDS encoding SPOR domain-containing protein produces the protein MENTPRFPLAWLLSFSLAAAPFAMPSAVQAQDFLCDAHQASGDELPVLDKSCPIGRGLWGNSKPKDPQAQFWIQCGLLDSRLPLETAKPLYRQITTDVWLKPEGKSTRCLIGPYKDFAKAQADLTRVKTLPKYKNAFIREVSQKMATTPVAPKPRTKASTTTTTKMLPEVKPAVTRVVVPKNANKTNTRKVKPPKVMPSIRRQTVINGLDFALPYVNDEAIQFYMEWDLPWNRLNYDDAEKMCSTIKMRLATENEWKQLLNSQVMEAEKWPMNLPYWGWNKKGLFTNGKTTTLKGSSLLNVICVFKRS, from the coding sequence ATGGAAAACACCCCTAGATTTCCCCTAGCATGGTTGCTTAGCTTCTCTTTAGCCGCAGCACCATTTGCTATGCCTTCGGCCGTTCAAGCTCAAGACTTTTTATGTGATGCCCATCAGGCAAGTGGTGATGAATTGCCTGTATTAGATAAGTCCTGCCCGATTGGACGGGGGCTATGGGGTAACAGTAAACCTAAAGACCCACAAGCCCAGTTCTGGATTCAATGTGGTTTACTTGATAGTCGTTTGCCGCTTGAAACAGCAAAACCACTTTACAGACAAATTACAACGGACGTGTGGTTAAAACCAGAAGGCAAAAGTACGCGTTGTTTAATTGGTCCCTACAAAGATTTTGCTAAGGCTCAAGCGGATTTGACTCGTGTTAAAACACTGCCTAAATACAAAAACGCATTTATTCGTGAAGTATCGCAAAAGATGGCGACGACACCTGTCGCGCCAAAGCCTCGAACTAAAGCGAGTACAACGACCACTACTAAAATGCTTCCGGAAGTAAAGCCTGCTGTTACTCGAGTGGTTGTGCCGAAAAATGCGAATAAAACCAACACAAGAAAAGTGAAGCCACCGAAAGTCATGCCAAGCATCCGTCGCCAAACGGTTATTAATGGTTTAGATTTTGCGTTGCCTTACGTGAATGATGAGGCAATTCAGTTTTACATGGAATGGGATCTGCCTTGGAATCGGCTCAATTATGATGATGCTGAAAAAATGTGCAGCACGATTAAAATGCGTTTAGCTACTGAAAACGAGTGGAAACAACTGCTTAATTCACAGGTAATGGAAGCGGAAAAATGGCCAATGAATTTGCCATACTGGGGATGGAATAAGAAAGGGCTGTTTACTAACGGAAAAACCACCACCTTAAAGGGGTCGTCATTATTGAATGTGATTTGTGTGTTTAAACGTAGTTAA